The segment TCGTGCCCCAGGAGGAGGCGGACGGGCGCGCGCGCGGCCACCTGCTCCAGGTACGGGCGGAGGAAGGGCCACTTGGCGGCGCCGGCCGCGTACAGCTCGCCGCGCTCGCTGCGGCTCACCATGTCCATGTTCACGTTCAGCGCGATCCGCTCGCGCGGGACGGGCGGGTTCGCGACGAAGGCCCGCGCCCCCTGGAGCCCCACCTCCTCCGCGTCGAAGAAGGCGAAGATCACGGTGGACTCGGGCGGGTTCGCGCGGAAGTGGCGGGCCAGCTCCAGCAGCGCCGCGGTGCCGGAGGCGTTGTCGTCGGCGCCGTTGTAGATGGAGTCGCCGTCCACCGGGCGCCCGCTGCCCACGTGGTCGTAGTGCGCGGACACCACCACGTAGCGGTCCGGCCAGCGCGTCCCCGTCACCTTCCCGAGGAGGTTGATCCCCCGCGCCTGCGCGCCGCCGCTGCGCGGCGTGAAGGTGAACGGGTGCTCGTACCCGGAGCCCACCGGCTCCAGCCCCATGCGCCCCAGCTCGGCGAGCAGGTGGGCGCGCGCCCGCGCGTTCCCGGGCGTCCCCACCCGCCGCCCCTCCATG is part of the Longimicrobiaceae bacterium genome and harbors:
- a CDS encoding M20/M25/M40 family metallo-hydrolase; translated protein: MPTNSVRKLRTLLPLLALAACAPAGGGTAAAPAAEIQGERVLRDLSVLAADSMEGRRVGTPGNARARAHLLAELGRMGLEPVGSGYEHPFTFTPRSGGAQARGINLLGKVTGTRWPDRYVVVSAHYDHVGSGRPVDGDSIYNGADDNASGTAALLELARHFRANPPESTVIFAFFDAEEVGLQGARAFVANPPVPRERIALNVNMDMVSRSERGELYAAGAAKWPFLRPYLEQVAARAPVRLLLGHDTPEPTPQDDWTLQSDQGAFHQAGIPFVYFGVEDHPGYHKPSDEVEAVTPEFYVGAVRTIADAVRTLDRGVDEIVRARSAMPAPAQ